The window CCACCTCTCCGGCGCGGATGAAATCATCCTTCTCCACAAGGTTCTCGTCGTTATGGGCATAGACCGTCGCCCAGTTTCCAGTATGCCGGATGATGATAAGGTTGCCGTAGCCCCGGAGACCATCGCCCGCATAGATCACCCGGCCATCGGCGGCAGCACGGATTTTCGTTCCCTTCGGCGCGCCCAGATCAAGGCCGTCGTGATTGCGGCCGCTACGGGGACCGAAGGCAGACAGCATTTTCGGTTTTTCCAGCGGCCAGATGAGGCGAATGGGCGGACTCTTCACCACGGCACGGGGCGCTGGTTCGACCGACGCGACACGCTCGCCGCTTGAGCGCCGGGGCGGCGGTGCATCGGACGCCTTGTCGCCTGCCTGTGGCTTGCGCGCCGCATGGACCGGCTCCTGCGCGCCGGGAACCCAGAGCCGGTCTCCCACATTGATCCGGTTCGGATCCTTGACGCCGTTCCAGATCGCCAGCAGTTCGGGGTCCATGTCGTAGCCGCGGGCAATGACGGACAAGGTCTCGCCGCGCTGGACCTCGTGATAGACGCCGCGCTTCTGCGCGCAGGCGGACAAACCAGCCAGCGTCAGGAGAGCCGCCATGAGCGCATATGTACGTACGGATCGCACCAGAACTTTCCAGATGCGTGCGGGAGGAAGAAGGACGAAGAAATTATAGGTCAATGAGGGTAAATTGTCCATGAAAACCGGCACGCGGCACGCTTAGCGAACTACTTATCGAATGCTGTGGGAATATGGACGATCATCTTCAACGCCGCGAAGTGGGTCATGTTGAGATGGAGCGGCGTAATCGACACGAAGCCGTCCTTCACCGCATTGAAGTCGGCGTGATCGTGCGTCTCGATCACCTTCTGTTCACCGGCGATCCAGTAAACCTTCCGGTTGAACGGCCCTTCCATCGTCTTTACGGTCTGTTCGTACCGGCGGCGGCCCTGGATGGTGATCTTGGAACCCCTGATTTCGGCGGCGGGGATGGCCGGGATGTTGACGTTCAGCAACGTGTCCGGTGGAAGACCGTGGGTGAGCACCCAGCGGGCCACATCGGCGGCCACTTTCGAGGCGGGACCGTAGTCGGCATCCAGCGCCTTCGTGGCGAGCGAAAAGGCGACCGACGGAATGCCAAGTATGCACCCTTCCATCGCCGCGCTCACGGTGCCCGAATAGGTCACGTCGTCGCCCAGGTTCTGTCCGTGATTGATGCCGCTCACCACGAGGTCCGGGGTCCGGCCTTCCAGGACCACGTTGACACCCATGATGACGGCATCGGTCGGCGTCCCGTCCCAGGCAGTGACGCCGGGGGCGACCTCGATCCGCTGGAGCGGACGGGAAACGGTGAGCGCGTGGCCCATCGCCGACTGTTCCCGGTCGGGCGCGGAGACAATCACCTCGGCACCCATGTCACGCATGGAATCGGCCAGCGCCCTGATGCCCGGAGCCCAGACGCCGTCGTCGTTGGAAACGAGAACCAGGGGGCGTTTGTCCGTGCTGTGCTTGGTTTCCGGCATCGGGTGGGGCTGGCGGGAGCACGGGCGGACAGGGGGTAAAATCTGGTCGGGCTGGGGGGACTTGAACCCCCGACCTCACCCACCCCAAGGGTGCGCGCTAGCCAACTGCGCTACAGCCCGGTACGAGTTCTTTTTTCTGGCGGTCCCGCCGCCGCGCACCGGAGTAACCGGTTGCCGGTGGCAAATCAATGACACGAACGGCGGGAACCGGCGGTCAGGGGTTGAGAATGTTTTTCAGCACCTGCGAGGGCTTGAACGTGAGTACCCGGCGGGCACTGATCTTGATCTCCTCGCCGGTGTGGGGATTGCGGCCGATACGGGTCCGCTTGGACTTCACGACGAAGTTGCCAAAGCCAGATATCTTCAGGCGGTCGCTCCCGGTCAGGGTCTCCTTGATGATCTCGAACATCCCCTCGACGATCTCGGCCCCTTCCTTCTTGGAAAAGCCGACCTTCTGGTAGACCGCCTCGACAAAATCAGCCTTGGTCATCGTGCCCATTCAGATTTCCCTCAAACCAGCCGCGCCGGGAACCCTTGTTCCCCGGCATCACTCATCGTGGCGGCATTTGGGGTATCTTACCCCGTCCCGCCGAAAAGACAAGTATTTCTAGTGCCTTAGCTCGACGCCCAAATCGGCCTTGAGACGTTCCAGAACCCGGCTTTCCACGGCCCGGATCTGGTCCTCGGTGAGCGTTCCCTCCCTGGACCGGAGCCGCACGGCCACGGCCAGCGAGTGGGTGCCTTCAGGAAGCTTGCCGCCCCGGAACAGGTCGAACACCTCGACCTCCTGGACCATCTCTCCGCCCGCCTGCCGGATCAGGGCCGTCAGGCTGCCCGCCGGCACGGTATCGGGCACCACGAACGAAAAGTCCCGTTTTACCGGCGGGAACCGGTCCGTTTCAGGAAGCTGTTCCATATTCCGCAGGAGACTCACCAGCGGCCCGGTTTCCAGTTCCAGCACCGCTATCCGCCCCTTGAGGTCGTAAGCGGCGGCTGTCTCCGGGTGGAGTTCGCCGTACACGCCGATGGTCTGGCCGTTAAGGACGATCTCTGCCGACCGGCCCGGATGAAGGAACGGCTCCTGAGCCCGGCTACCGGTCTTCAGTGGCGCATGGAACCGGGGGCCAATGGCCTCCACCAGTGCCTTCATCTCAAAGAAGGTTTCACCCCGGACGCTTTCCTGCTCCCAGAAGGTTTTGCCTTCCGGGGACTGGATGAGCGCGGCCAGCACGCCGCGCTCGGCGGGAAGCGACTCGCCCTTCACCGGCCGGTAAACCCGGCCGAGCTCGAACAGCCTGAGACGCCCTGCCCCGTGATCGGCATTGAACTTGGCCACGGCGGCAATCGAGGGAAGCAGCAGTGTCCGCATCACCGACTCGTCGCTGCGGATCGCATTCTGGAGTTTCACCGCCGTCCGGCGCGGATCGTTCGCCGCAAGGCGGAACTGGTCCGGCCACCGGTCGGAAACAAACGTATAGGTGATGCACTCCACAAGTCCCCGGGCGACGAGGAGGCTTCTCAGGCTTTCAATCCCCGCCCACGGCGAGAGATCCGAAACGGGCTGCGCGGCCACGGCTGGCAGCGTCGCCGGCACCTTTTCGTAGCCGTCCACCCGGACCAGTTCCTCGATAAGATCGATTTCCCGCTCTATGTCATGCCGTGCCGCCGGCACCGTCACCTTGAGCGCCGCGCCGCCACCCGACACCTTCATGCCGAGCCGGGCAAGCACATCGGTCACCGTGGCCGCCGGTATCTCATATCCGAGGATACGGCTGATCCGGGCCGGACGGAGATCCAGTTCGCGGGGGCGGAGGCCGCCGGAGGAAACCTCGATACGGCCTTTCGACACCTCGCCGCCGCCCAGTTCAGCCATCATCCGGGCCGCATGGTCCAGCGCCACACCGGTCCGCACCGGATCAATGCCGCGCTCGAACCGGTAGGAACTCTCGCTCACGAGCCCCGTCGCCTTCGAGCTTTTCCGGACGGCTGACGGATGGAACCACGCGCTCTCGATGAAGACGTCCGCCGTCTTCCCGGTGACTTCCGTGGATTTCCCGCCCATGACGCCACCCAGCGCCACCGGCACGTCACCTGAAACGATCGTGAGCTGGCCCTCGAAAAGCTGCCGCTCGATGCCGTCCAGCGTCGTCAGTTTTTCTCCCGCCCGGGCGCCCCGGACCCCGATGGCCCTTGACGGAAGCAGGGCAAGATCAAATGCATGCAGAGGCTGGCCGTGGAGCAGAAGAATGTAGTTGGTGATGTCAACGATGTTGCTGATCGCACGGATACCATGGGCCTGGAGACGCCGGGACAGCCAGAAGGGGCTCGGCCCCACCCGGATGCCTTTCACGATCCGCCCGCAGTAGAGCGGACAGTCGGTGCCGTTCTCGACCGTGACAGCAACCTGATCCTTTGCCAGCGGTCCGGATTCCACAAGCTGGAACTTCGGCTCGGCCATGTCGAGCCGGAGCAGCGCCGCCAGGTCGCGGGCGATTCCCACCACCGACAATGCGTCGCCGCGGTTCGGCGTCACGGCGATCTCCAGCACAGCGCCGTCCCCTGCGACATCGGCGAGAGGCAGCCCCGCCGCCGTTCCCTCCGGAAGTTCCCACAGGCCGGACTTGTCGGCCGAGATCCCCAGCTCCGACTGCGAGCACAGCATCCCCCGGCTCTCGACGCCGCGAATCTTCGCGGCCTGAATGACCGTCCCGTCCGGAAGCCTGGCGCCTTCCTTTGCCAGCGGAACGATCATCCCCTCGCGGCAGTTGGGGGCTCCGCAGACGACCTTCTGCTCCGCCCCGCCGGCGTCAACCGTGGCCAGCCGGAGCTTGTCGGCCGAGGGATGCGGCTCGACCTTCACCACGCGGGCCGTCACCACCCCCTGCCACTGGACAGCCGGATCATGGATCGCCTCCACTTCCAGCCCCGCCTGGGTGAGGACGCGGGCGATCTCGGCCGCCGGGATCTTCAGGCCCGGCAGCAGTTCACTCAACCAGTTTACCGATACGCGCATCGCTTCAGTTCATCCCGCAATTCACGCTAGTAGCGGCCCAGAAACCGGACGTCGTTCTCGAAAAAGAGTCTCAGGTCGGGAATCCGGTATTTCAACATGGCGAGCCGCTCAATTCCGGTCCCGAATGCAAACCCCTGCACCTTTTCGGGGTCGTAGTTCACCGCCTTGAGGACGTTGGGATCCACCATCCCCGCTCCCAGCACCTCAAGCCAGCCGGTGTGCTTGCAGACGCCACAGCCCTTGCCGCCGCAGAACACGCACTGGATGTCCACTTCAGCCGATGGCTCGGTGAACGGGAAGAAGCTCGGCCGCAGGCGGACTTCCTGTTCCGGACCGAACAGTTCCCGGATAAACGCCCGCAGCACGCCCTTCAGGTCCGCAAAGGTGATCTGCTCGTCAATCCAGAGCACTTCCATCTGGTGAAACATGGGTGAATGGGTCTGGTCCGAATCACACCGGTAGACGCGACCGGTGCAGATCACCTTCACCGGCGGCTTGCGCTTGAGCATCGCCCGGATCTGGACCGGCGACGTGTGCGTGCGAAGCACCACGCCGGGAGCGACATAGAACGTGTCCTGCATGTCGCGGGCCGGATGGTCAGCGGGAAAGTTCAGAGCCTCGAAGTTGTAGTAGTCGAGCTCGACTTCCGGCCCGTCCACGACACTGAATCCCATCCGGAGCAGGATATCGCGCACCTCGCGTTCCATCTGCGAAACGGGATGCATGCGGCCGAGCGGCACTCCCCGCGACGGCAAGGTGATGTCCAGCGATTCGGCGGCGAGTTTCTGGTCCAGTTCCGCGCTGTACAGTTCACGGCGGCGTGCTTCCATCGCGGCCGTGAGCTGTTCCTTGGCTGCATTGGCGGCCTTGCCCAGTTCGGCCCGCTCGGCGTCCGGCACGTTCCGGAGCGTGGCGAGGACATCCGAAACAAGGCCCTTCTTGCGGCCCAGATACCGGGTATCGATCTCCTGGAGCGCCGCGACAGAACCCGCCGAGGCAATCTCGGCAAGGCCCTGTTCGGTCACCGCCTTCAGACGGGAGGCCGGAGTGGCGTCGGGGGTGCCCATCTGGCCGGGACTGCTCAGGCCGCGGCCTGTACCTGGTCAACCAGCGCCTTGAACCCCTGCGGGTTCTCAAGGGCGAGTTCCGCCAGCACCTTCCGGTCCAGTTCGATGCCGGCCTTCTTCAGCGCGGCGATGAACTGGCTGTAGGACAGTCCGTGCTCGCGCACGGCGGCGTTGATCCGCTGGATCCACAGTCCGCGGAAGTCCCGCTTCTTCACCCGCCGGTCGCGGTAGGCGAACTTGCCGCCGCGGATAACCGAATCACGGGCGGTCTTGATCAGGCGGCGATGGCCGTGACGGCGGCCCTCGGCGAGGTTCAGTATCTTGTTGCGGCGGGCGCGGGCTTTCGTTCCACGTTTGGCTCGGGGCATGGTACAAACTCCTTAAGAAAGAATAAAAACCGATAAGATACGGATCAGCCGTTCGGAAGCATCCTGCTTGCACGGGCTTCATCCGCGCCGGAGACGTAGGCACGCTTCCGGTGGGCCCGCTTGGATTCCTGGCTCTTGCCAGCAAGCAGGTGCCGCGCATGGGCGTGCTTGAACTTG of the Deltaproteobacteria bacterium genome contains:
- a CDS encoding integration host factor subunit alpha — translated: MTKADFVEAVYQKVGFSKKEGAEIVEGMFEIIKETLTGSDRLKISGFGNFVVKSKRTRIGRNPHTGEEIKISARRVLTFKPSQVLKNILNP
- the pheT gene encoding phenylalanine--tRNA ligase subunit beta, whose protein sequence is MRVSVNWLSELLPGLKIPAAEIARVLTQAGLEVEAIHDPAVQWQGVVTARVVKVEPHPSADKLRLATVDAGGAEQKVVCGAPNCREGMIVPLAKEGARLPDGTVIQAAKIRGVESRGMLCSQSELGISADKSGLWELPEGTAAGLPLADVAGDGAVLEIAVTPNRGDALSVVGIARDLAALLRLDMAEPKFQLVESGPLAKDQVAVTVENGTDCPLYCGRIVKGIRVGPSPFWLSRRLQAHGIRAISNIVDITNYILLLHGQPLHAFDLALLPSRAIGVRGARAGEKLTTLDGIERQLFEGQLTIVSGDVPVALGGVMGGKSTEVTGKTADVFIESAWFHPSAVRKSSKATGLVSESSYRFERGIDPVRTGVALDHAARMMAELGGGEVSKGRIEVSSGGLRPRELDLRPARISRILGYEIPAATVTDVLARLGMKVSGGGAALKVTVPAARHDIEREIDLIEELVRVDGYEKVPATLPAVAAQPVSDLSPWAGIESLRSLLVARGLVECITYTFVSDRWPDQFRLAANDPRRTAVKLQNAIRSDESVMRTLLLPSIAAVAKFNADHGAGRLRLFELGRVYRPVKGESLPAERGVLAALIQSPEGKTFWEQESVRGETFFEMKALVEAIGPRFHAPLKTGSRAQEPFLHPGRSAEIVLNGQTIGVYGELHPETAAAYDLKGRIAVLELETGPLVSLLRNMEQLPETDRFPPVKRDFSFVVPDTVPAGSLTALIRQAGGEMVQEVEVFDLFRGGKLPEGTHSLAVAVRLRSREGTLTEDQIRAVESRVLERLKADLGVELRH
- the rpmI gene encoding 50S ribosomal protein L35; the protein is MPKIKTLKSAAKRLKKKPSGRIKFKHAHARHLLAGKSQESKRAHRKRAYVSGADEARASRMLPNG
- a CDS encoding peptidoglycan DD-metalloendopeptidase family protein — translated: MRSVRTYALMAALLTLAGLSACAQKRGVYHEVQRGETLSVIARGYDMDPELLAIWNGVKDPNRINVGDRLWVPGAQEPVHAARKPQAGDKASDAPPPRRSSGERVASVEPAPRAVVKSPPIRLIWPLEKPKMLSAFGPRSGRNHDGLDLGAPKGTKIRAAADGRVIYAGDGLRGYGNLIIIRHTGNWATVYAHNDENLVEKDDFIRAGEVVATVGDTGAATTPHLHFELRDGKQAIDPMPYLP
- the rplT gene encoding 50S ribosomal protein L20; the encoded protein is MPRAKRGTKARARRNKILNLAEGRRHGHRRLIKTARDSVIRGGKFAYRDRRVKKRDFRGLWIQRINAAVREHGLSYSQFIAALKKAGIELDRKVLAELALENPQGFKALVDQVQAAA
- the surE gene encoding 5'/3'-nucleotidase SurE, producing MPETKHSTDKRPLVLVSNDDGVWAPGIRALADSMRDMGAEVIVSAPDREQSAMGHALTVSRPLQRIEVAPGVTAWDGTPTDAVIMGVNVVLEGRTPDLVVSGINHGQNLGDDVTYSGTVSAAMEGCILGIPSVAFSLATKALDADYGPASKVAADVARWVLTHGLPPDTLLNVNIPAIPAAEIRGSKITIQGRRRYEQTVKTMEGPFNRKVYWIAGEQKVIETHDHADFNAVKDGFVSITPLHLNMTHFAALKMIVHIPTAFDK
- the pheS gene encoding phenylalanine--tRNA ligase subunit alpha; the protein is MGTPDATPASRLKAVTEQGLAEIASAGSVAALQEIDTRYLGRKKGLVSDVLATLRNVPDAERAELGKAANAAKEQLTAAMEARRRELYSAELDQKLAAESLDITLPSRGVPLGRMHPVSQMEREVRDILLRMGFSVVDGPEVELDYYNFEALNFPADHPARDMQDTFYVAPGVVLRTHTSPVQIRAMLKRKPPVKVICTGRVYRCDSDQTHSPMFHQMEVLWIDEQITFADLKGVLRAFIRELFGPEQEVRLRPSFFPFTEPSAEVDIQCVFCGGKGCGVCKHTGWLEVLGAGMVDPNVLKAVNYDPEKVQGFAFGTGIERLAMLKYRIPDLRLFFENDVRFLGRY